Proteins encoded together in one Rhizobacter sp. J219 window:
- a CDS encoding NAD kinase, which produces MPSRFRHAALVGKYQARGIRGVLEEIAHFLSRQGLEVSLERETALNTGITDLNGLNPAELGKHCDMAVVVGGDGTMLGIARQLARFNLPMVGINQGRLGFITDIPVGHYAEALAPIIAGDYEEERRTMLEGSVVRDEQRIFDGFAMNDVVVSRSATAGMLEVKVDVGTEFVANLRSDGVIIASPTGSTAYALSAGGPILHPGIGGWLLVPIAPHDLSNRPIVLPDTQDILIEVVNGRDASVNFDMQSLASLLPGDRIVVRRSSHQVRFLHPRGWSYYATLRRKLHWHAGVN; this is translated from the coding sequence ATGCCGTCACGCTTTCGACACGCCGCACTCGTGGGCAAGTACCAGGCCCGGGGCATCCGTGGGGTGCTCGAAGAGATCGCGCATTTCCTCTCGCGGCAAGGTCTCGAAGTGTCGTTGGAGCGGGAAACGGCGCTCAACACCGGCATCACCGATCTCAACGGCTTGAACCCCGCCGAACTCGGCAAGCATTGCGACATGGCGGTGGTGGTCGGCGGCGACGGCACCATGCTGGGCATCGCCCGCCAGCTGGCCCGCTTCAACCTGCCGATGGTCGGCATCAACCAGGGCCGGCTCGGCTTCATCACCGACATCCCGGTCGGCCACTATGCCGAGGCGCTCGCACCCATCATCGCCGGCGACTATGAAGAAGAGCGACGCACCATGCTCGAAGGCAGCGTGGTGCGCGACGAGCAGCGCATCTTCGATGGCTTTGCGATGAACGACGTGGTGGTGAGCCGCAGCGCGACCGCCGGCATGCTGGAAGTGAAGGTCGACGTGGGCACCGAGTTCGTGGCCAACCTGCGGTCGGATGGCGTGATCATCGCGTCACCCACCGGCTCGACGGCGTATGCGCTGTCGGCCGGCGGGCCCATCCTGCACCCGGGCATCGGCGGCTGGCTGCTGGTGCCGATCGCGCCGCACGACCTGTCGAACCGGCCCATCGTGCTGCCCGACACGCAAGACATCCTGATCGAAGTGGTGAACGGCCGCGACGCGAGCGTCAACTTCGACATGCAAAGCCTCGCGAGCCTGTTGCCGGGCGATCGCATCGTGGTGCGTCGGTCGAGCCACCAGGTGCGCTTCCTGCATCCGCGGGGCTGGAGCTACTACGCCACGCTGCGGCGCAAGCTGCACTGGCACGCGGGCGTCAACTGA
- the rapZ gene encoding RNase adapter RapZ: MPHEIVLVTGISGSGKSIALHALEDAGFFCVDNLPPELLREFLRLEHERQQRRVAIAVDVRSAGSLPHLLPLIHELRQEGVTVRSIFLDASTDALVRRFSETRRPHPLSQELTPSAPARRRDDEATVSHRALNDAIEMERELLSGLREASTVVDTSQLRPAQLRLWMRDLVQAQARALTLVFESFAFKHGVPLDADFVFDVRVLPNPYYVRELRAQTGRDREVIAYLEAQPEALEMLSQIEAFISRWLPSFENDQRSYLTVAIGCTGGQHRSVYLVETLARRFASRGIALIRHRELDARD, encoded by the coding sequence GTGCCGCACGAGATCGTGCTGGTGACCGGCATCTCGGGCTCAGGCAAGTCGATCGCCCTGCACGCACTCGAAGACGCCGGCTTCTTCTGCGTCGACAACCTGCCGCCGGAGCTGCTGCGCGAGTTCCTCCGACTGGAACACGAGCGCCAGCAGCGGCGTGTGGCGATCGCCGTCGACGTGCGCAGCGCCGGCTCGCTGCCGCATCTGCTGCCGCTCATCCACGAGCTGCGCCAGGAAGGCGTGACCGTGCGCTCGATCTTTCTCGATGCGAGCACCGATGCGCTGGTGCGCCGCTTCTCCGAAACGCGCCGCCCGCATCCCCTGAGCCAGGAGCTGACACCCAGCGCTCCCGCCCGCCGCCGCGACGACGAAGCCACGGTGAGCCACCGCGCGCTCAACGACGCGATCGAGATGGAGCGCGAGCTGCTCTCGGGGCTGCGCGAAGCCTCCACCGTGGTCGACACCAGCCAGCTGCGCCCGGCGCAGCTGCGGTTGTGGATGCGCGACCTGGTGCAGGCCCAGGCGCGCGCGCTCACGCTCGTTTTCGAGTCGTTCGCCTTCAAGCATGGCGTGCCGCTCGATGCCGATTTCGTGTTCGACGTGCGAGTGCTGCCCAACCCGTACTACGTGCGCGAGCTGCGCGCCCAGACCGGGCGCGATCGCGAGGTGATCGCCTACCTGGAAGCGCAGCCCGAAGCGCTGGAGATGCTGTCGCAGATCGAGGCCTTCATCTCGCGCTGGCTGCCGTCGTTCGAGAACGACCAGCGCAGCTACCTGACGGTGGCCATCGGTTGCACTGGCGGGCAACACCGCTCGGTCTACCTGGTCGAAACCCTTGCGAGGCGCTTTGCCAGCCGCGGCATCGCGCTCATTCGCCATCGAGAGCTTGATGCCCGAGACTGA
- a CDS encoding LON peptidase substrate-binding domain-containing protein has product MPETEAPLISLPLFPLQAVLFPGGLLSLKVFEARYLDLVSASLRESKPFGVVALRQGSEVRKAGEPVVLEDIGTTAELLDVDSTQPGILQVRCRGLHRFKVQSREQQSDGLWLAHATVIDDDDVNIAPVGAYLESVRGLANAIATLKQQGTEPFLKPFKFESAGWVANRWCEILPISVAAKQKLMELPDPQVRLQLVNEFLRTKGVVK; this is encoded by the coding sequence ATGCCCGAGACTGAAGCGCCGCTCATCTCCCTGCCCCTCTTCCCGCTACAAGCCGTCCTCTTCCCCGGTGGGCTCCTCAGCCTGAAGGTGTTCGAGGCCCGGTATCTGGATCTGGTGAGCGCCAGCCTGCGCGAAAGCAAGCCCTTCGGCGTGGTGGCGCTGCGCCAGGGCAGCGAAGTGCGCAAGGCCGGCGAGCCGGTGGTGCTGGAAGACATCGGCACCACCGCCGAGCTGCTCGATGTGGACAGCACCCAGCCCGGCATCCTGCAGGTGCGCTGCCGCGGCCTGCACCGCTTCAAGGTGCAGTCGCGCGAGCAGCAGTCCGACGGCTTGTGGCTTGCACACGCCACGGTGATCGACGACGACGACGTCAACATCGCGCCCGTCGGCGCCTACCTGGAAAGCGTGCGCGGCCTGGCGAACGCCATCGCCACGCTCAAGCAGCAAGGCACCGAGCCGTTTCTCAAACCCTTCAAGTTCGAGAGCGCGGGCTGGGTGGCCAACCGCTGGTGCGAGATCCTGCCGATCTCAGTGGCGGCCAAGCAGAAGCTGATGGAGCTGCCCGATCCGCAGGTGCGGCTTCAGCTTGTCAACGAGTTCCTGCGCACCAAGGGCGTGGTCAAGTAA
- the mutY gene encoding A/G-specific adenine glycosylase: MSATPTQDRFATPLIAWQATHGRHDLPWQRTTDPYRVWLSEVMLQQTQVSTVLAYYERFLQRFPDVKALAAATQDDVLALWSGLGYYSRARNLHACAKAVVALHGGEFPKTAEGLATLPGIGRSTASAIASFCFGERVAILDGNVKRVLTRFLAFDKDLAVPRHERELWDAATALLPYTDMPAYTQGIMDLGATVCLARSPQCLLCPVQADCAARRAGTQDRFPVKTRKLKRGRRENAWLWLGKGDELWLCPRPDTGVWAGLWSLPEFDSPEALSAAARDWPGEHTALPSFTHVLTHLDWTLHPLRVALPNTLSKKSLDAITSALPAGGWYGLDEALAMGLPAPLRKLLKSGVT, encoded by the coding sequence TTGAGCGCCACGCCGACGCAAGATCGTTTTGCCACTCCTCTGATCGCGTGGCAAGCCACGCACGGCCGCCACGACCTGCCCTGGCAGCGCACGACCGACCCGTACCGCGTGTGGCTTTCCGAGGTCATGCTGCAGCAGACGCAGGTGAGCACGGTGCTCGCCTACTACGAGCGTTTCCTGCAGCGCTTTCCCGACGTGAAGGCGCTGGCCGCGGCCACGCAGGACGACGTGCTCGCGCTGTGGAGCGGTCTCGGCTACTACAGCCGTGCGCGCAACCTGCACGCCTGCGCCAAGGCGGTGGTGGCGCTCCACGGCGGCGAGTTTCCGAAGACGGCCGAAGGGCTCGCGACCTTGCCCGGCATCGGCCGCTCGACCGCCTCTGCCATCGCCTCGTTCTGCTTCGGCGAGCGTGTGGCCATCCTCGACGGCAACGTCAAGCGGGTGCTGACGCGCTTCCTCGCATTCGACAAGGACCTCGCCGTGCCGCGCCACGAACGCGAGCTGTGGGATGCCGCCACCGCGCTGCTCCCGTACACCGACATGCCCGCCTACACGCAGGGCATCATGGACCTGGGCGCGACGGTCTGCCTGGCCCGCTCACCGCAATGCCTGCTGTGCCCGGTGCAGGCCGATTGCGCTGCGCGCCGTGCCGGCACGCAGGACAGGTTCCCGGTCAAGACCCGCAAGCTCAAGCGCGGCCGGCGCGAGAACGCCTGGCTGTGGCTCGGCAAGGGCGACGAACTCTGGTTGTGCCCGCGGCCCGACACCGGCGTGTGGGCCGGCCTCTGGAGCCTGCCGGAGTTCGACTCACCGGAAGCGCTGAGCGCCGCCGCCCGCGACTGGCCGGGCGAGCACACAGCCTTGCCGAGCTTCACCCATGTGCTGACGCACCTCGACTGGACCTTGCACCCGTTGCGCGTCGCGCTGCCCAACACGCTCTCGAAGAAGTCGCTCGACGCGATCACCTCGGCCTTGCCGGCCGGTGGTTGGTACGGCCTCGACGAAGCGCTCGCGATGGGCCTGCCCGCGCCGCTGCGCAAGCTGCTCAAGAGCGGCGTTACTTGA
- a CDS encoding dynamin family protein: MRTQWVSVDDAKALGFWDDEHPEDNPPTDDQGRAEVPAWRHAIINYPHPLLKQGLVVLDTPGLNAIGAEPELTLSLLPSAHAMVFILGADTGVTKSDMAIWRDHLGSPAQTSFVVLNKIDALIDPLATPEQVREQIESQRQATARTLEMSPERVFPLSARQALASRIEKNPQGVVESRLPALESALGAQLLPQRRDILQELVTDAIVRMEAQVNRGLADRRRQMAEQMLELRGLRGKSSAKTRMMIERVDAETAEFEQCTSKLQAMRMVHSRMLKNALVDLTSDRLREEVNEMQKAMNASLLNLGAKKAFLALCGRLRELLEASQVRAGEIREMLNASFGKLNAEFGFSLSVNKAPDFERFIKELALIQRSYVQYLGLTQALRLSQPKFMEQFRRMLVSKLRVVFENASSELELWNKMASAQVDSQLRERRRGFRRRREALERIQAASGDLEQRIAELEAQDEQLHQLQTRCHEMAGRVKEQARAEGTPAEAQNSEAGMLYAAQA; encoded by the coding sequence ATGCGCACGCAGTGGGTGAGCGTCGATGACGCCAAGGCCCTGGGTTTCTGGGACGACGAGCACCCCGAAGACAACCCGCCCACCGACGACCAGGGCCGTGCCGAAGTGCCGGCCTGGCGCCACGCGATCATCAATTACCCGCACCCGCTGCTGAAGCAGGGCCTCGTCGTGCTCGACACGCCGGGCCTCAACGCCATTGGCGCCGAGCCCGAGCTGACGCTGAGCCTCTTGCCCTCAGCGCATGCGATGGTGTTCATCCTCGGGGCCGACACCGGCGTCACCAAGTCCGACATGGCGATCTGGCGCGACCACCTCGGCTCGCCGGCGCAGACGAGCTTCGTGGTGCTCAACAAGATCGATGCGCTGATCGACCCGCTGGCCACGCCCGAGCAGGTGCGCGAGCAGATCGAATCGCAGCGCCAGGCGACCGCCCGCACGCTGGAGATGTCGCCCGAGCGTGTCTTCCCGCTGTCGGCGCGCCAGGCCCTGGCCTCGCGCATCGAGAAGAACCCGCAAGGCGTGGTCGAGAGCCGCCTGCCGGCGCTCGAGTCCGCGCTCGGCGCGCAGTTGCTGCCGCAGCGCCGCGACATCCTGCAGGAGCTGGTGACCGACGCCATCGTGCGCATGGAAGCGCAGGTCAACCGTGGCCTCGCCGACCGCCGCCGCCAGATGGCCGAGCAAATGCTCGAACTGCGCGGCCTGCGCGGCAAGAGCAGCGCCAAGACGCGCATGATGATCGAGCGTGTCGACGCCGAGACGGCCGAGTTCGAGCAGTGCACGTCCAAGCTGCAGGCGATGCGCATGGTCCACAGCCGCATGCTGAAGAACGCGCTGGTCGACCTCACCAGCGACCGCCTGCGCGAAGAAGTCAACGAGATGCAGAAGGCGATGAATGCCTCGCTGCTCAACCTCGGCGCGAAGAAAGCCTTCCTCGCCCTGTGCGGCAGGCTGCGCGAGCTGCTCGAGGCCTCGCAGGTGCGCGCCGGCGAGATCCGCGAGATGCTCAACGCCTCGTTCGGCAAGCTCAACGCCGAGTTCGGCTTCAGCCTGTCGGTCAACAAGGCCCCCGATTTCGAGCGCTTCATCAAGGAGCTGGCGCTCATCCAGCGCAGCTACGTGCAGTACCTCGGGCTGACCCAGGCGCTGCGCCTGTCGCAGCCCAAGTTCATGGAGCAGTTCCGCCGCATGCTGGTCTCCAAGCTGCGCGTGGTGTTCGAAAACGCCAGCAGCGAGCTGGAGCTGTGGAACAAGATGGCCTCCGCGCAGGTCGATTCGCAGCTGCGCGAGCGGCGCCGTGGCTTCCGCCGCCGCCGTGAGGCGCTTGAGCGCATCCAGGCCGCGTCGGGCGACCTCGAGCAGCGCATTGCCGAACTCGAAGCGCAAGACGAGCAGCTGCACCAGCTGCAGACGCGTTGCCACGAGATGGCCGGCCGCGTGAAAGAGCAGGCCCGTGCCGAAGGCACCCCGGCCGAAGCGCAGAACAGCGAAGCCGGCATGCTCTACGCCGCACAGGCTTGA
- a CDS encoding dynamin family protein encodes MATSFASSLDELSQWRAVLGARLDEYSRFLAEHDVADPSAHESLDALRRRLSGEKLVVAFVAEFSRGKSELINAIFFSDTGRRVLPATPGRTTMCPVELGFELGEEPALALLPIGTRLEGLSLGELRSQPKVWTHVPLDVKLARQAVRCAAGSDAHAVGERR; translated from the coding sequence ATGGCGACCTCTTTCGCAAGCAGTCTCGACGAACTCTCCCAGTGGCGTGCCGTGCTGGGCGCGCGGTTGGACGAGTACAGCCGCTTCCTCGCCGAGCACGACGTCGCCGACCCGTCCGCCCACGAATCCCTCGATGCGCTGCGCCGCCGCTTGTCCGGTGAGAAGCTGGTGGTGGCGTTCGTGGCCGAGTTCTCGCGCGGCAAGTCCGAGCTGATCAACGCGATCTTCTTTTCCGACACCGGCCGTCGTGTGCTGCCAGCCACGCCGGGCCGCACCACGATGTGCCCGGTCGAACTGGGCTTCGAGCTGGGCGAAGAGCCGGCACTGGCCCTGCTGCCCATCGGCACCCGCCTCGAAGGACTCTCGCTCGGCGAGCTGCGCAGCCAGCCCAAGGTCTGGACGCACGTGCCACTCGACGTGAAGCTCGCCCGACAAGCTGTCCGATGCGCTGCAGGAAGTGATGCGCACGCAGTGGGTGAGCGTCGATGA